In the genome of Bradyrhizobium sp. CB3481, the window GCACCTGATCCAGGAACCCGGTCACGTTGCGGATGCGGCCGTCGCTCAGCACGGCGAAATCCGTGCCTTTGATCGGGCTGTCGCCGCCGTCGGGGCCGAGGCCCCAGGAGAAGCGGACGTGGTCGCCAAAACCGTTGGGCTCCCCGATCAGCTTGAAACTGAAATCCGGAAAGCGCTGCTGCACGCCCGCGATCAGCGCGTCGACGCCGTCGTGGCCGTCGCCGCTCATCAAGGGGTCGACATATCTGGCGTCCGAGGTCCAGTTCGCCGCCAGGATCTCGCGGCGGCGCTGCGGGGCGCGCTCGTTCCACAAATCGATGTAGCGGTTCGCGATGGTCGTGTGATCGGTCATGTTGCTCTCCTTCGATGGTGCCGGATGGATCGGCTGGATGCACTATCGAAGGTTCGCGCCGGCCGATCGATTACCTTGGAGGTCAAGATTTGACCTCGGAGGCCAAGGATTTCGATGTTACCTGTCTTCGGCCTCGTTGCCGCGGCCACGGGCATCCAGCGCATCGAGGAAGCATCGCACCTTGGCCGGAACGAATTGCCGGGCCGGCAGCAACGCGTGAACGTTGAGCGGTTCGCAGACATGATCGGGAAGGATCCGCCGCAGCAATCCGGCGCGAATTGCCGCATCGGTGAAGCTCGCCGTCACCCGGAGCACCCCGAGCCCGGCGAGCGCCACCTGCAACCGGATGTCGGCATTCGAACTCACCAGCCGCGCGTTCTGGACCGCAAGGTGCTCGGTGATGCCAGCCGGCGTGGTCAGCGCCCAAGGCGCATCGTTGGGGCCGGTCAGCATCGGAAGTCGCGCGAGTTCTTCCAACGTGCGCGGCTCGCCTGATTTTTCCAGCAGCTCGGGCGCGGCGTAGAGGCCGCGTTCCAGCGACGATACCTTTCGGATCACGATGCCGGTCGATGGCAAAGGCTGTTCCAGCATCGCGAACACGATGTCGTAGTTTTCGGCGACGGGGCTGACGATCTCATGCTCGACGTCGATCCGGATCGCGAGGTCAGGGTAGCGGTCCATCAGCTCGATCGCGACAGGCCCGGCATGATGCGCGCCGAACTCGTAAGGCGACTTGATGCGCAGCGTGCCCGATATGGCGCTGCTCATCGCCAATGCTTCGCCATGCGTATCGTGCAAGGCCGCGAACAGCGGCCTGACCCGTTGATAGATGGTCTCGCCGGCATCGGTCAGGCGCAGATGACGCGTGGTGCGCTCGATCAACCGCAGGCCCAGATTGGCCTCCAGCCGCTGCACTGCAGCACTGAGGCTCGACTTGGGATAGCCGAGCACACGCGCGGCGGCGCTGAAGCCGCCATGCTGCACCACCTCGCAAAACAGCTCCCAATCGCGCCAGTCCATCGGGGCAATCGTCCATATGGCGGGACGGTGTGTCCAGGGTTTTAAGGATATCCGCCGAACTGCCGATGCCCTAGAACATGACACAAAATAAGCGCCACGCGCAAAACACAGAGGGAGGAACGGCATGTCCGATGACGGCATCTTTCTGCGCAATTGCTGGTACGTCGCGGCCTGGAATCACGAGCTGATCGACGGCAGGAAACTGGCGCGTACGATCCTGGAAAAACCTGTCGTGATCTACCGCGGCGCGAGCGGCAGGGTGGTGGCGCTTGACGACCGCTGCTGCCATCGCGCGGCGCCGCTATCGATGGGCCGCATCGAAGGCGACGACATCCGCTGCATGTATCACGGCATGAAGTTCGAGCCGGGCGGCAAGTGCATCCAGATTCCGGGGCAGGATATCATTCCGGCAAAGCTCGGCGTGCGCAGCTATCCCGTGGTCGAGCGCTACAATCTGATCTGGATCTGGATGGGTGACGCCGAAAAGGCCGATCCCAATCTCATCGTGGACTATCCGCCGCTCGCCGATCCCAAGTGGCGCGGCCTGCCCGGCTACATGCATTACAAAGCCAACTGGCTGTTGATCGTCGACAATTTGAGCGACTTCGCCCATCTCGCCTTCGTGCATACGCATACGCTCGGTGGCTCCGAGGAATACGCCTACAAGACCAAGCCGGTGGCGATCGAGAAACTCGACGACGGTTTTCGCGTCGAGCGCTGGCACATGAGCGCCGATCCGCCGCCCTATCATTGCAAGGTGATCCCGAACCGGAACGACAAGGTCGACCGCCGCAATATCGGCCGCATGCTGATCCCAGGCATCTTCCTGCTCGACACCATGTTCGCGCCGGCCGGCCAGGGCGCCGAAAAGGGCGTGCAGGTGCCGGGCACGCGGCAATACCGCAACGCGCAATTCATGACGCCGGAGACGCGCAGCACGACGCATTTCTTCTGGAACTATCTGCACGATTACGATCTCGACAACCCGAACATCGCGCTGTCGCTGCGCAACAGCCTGGTAGAGGCTTTCCACGAGGATCTCGCGATCATCGAGGCACAGCAGAAGGTGTTCGATGCCGATCCGAACTATCAACTGCTCGCCATCGGTGCGGATGCAGCGCTGACCTATTTCCGCTGGCTGCTGGCGCGGCGGATCGAGGCGGAGGGGAGCACGGCACGCGCAGCGTAGCGGACGAACGGTGCGGCGGTGGTTGCACCGCGGCAACGATCGGGCTGTGCCCAGAGCCCGATCTGGCGTAAAAGCACGAACTCGATCTCGTCAGTTGGGGGTGCACTCGCGCCGTCCTCCTCGTCGCCGGGTGATCGATGGCAGAAGAAACCAGGACGCCGAAGCCGCATGCGAACGCCGACTGGGCGCAGCAGGCATGGCTATGGCCATTCGAAGCGACACGATTGGCGCTGAACGCCTACAGCCAATGGTTCGCCGATCAGAAGCCCGCGCCTTCCTCCGCGCCGGAACGGAAGCCGTTGGCCTGGACCACGCCGAATGCGGTGGCGCTGCAGCTTCCAACGATGGGATTGCGCGAGTTTTCCAAAGCAGGTTCGGCGCAGCCGGTTCTCGTCTGCGCGCCCTACGCGTTGCATGGCGCGCTCGTTGCCGACTTCGCGCCCGGCCATAGCTTGGTCGAGGCGCTACAGAAGGGCGGCGTGAACCGCATCTATGTCACCGACTGGTGCTCGGCGACGCCGGACATGCGCTTTCTCTCGATCGACAATTATCTTGCCGATCTCAACGTGGCGATCGACGAGATCGGCGCGCCGGTCGATCTCATCGGCCTGTGTCAGGGTGGATGGCTGTCGCTGGTCTATGCCGCGCGCTTTCCGGACAAGGTGCGGCGGCTCGTGCTGGCCGGCGCCCCGGTCGATGTCTCCACGCCCTCAGAGCTGTCGAAGATGGTAACCGCGCTGCCGCCAGCCGCTTTCGCGCAGATGGTGCAGCAAGGCGAGGGCATCGTCAGCGGCGAACATATGCTGCGGATCTGGAACATGCCGTTCAGCCCGCAGGACGTAGAGGCCGTGCTGCAACGAAAGCTCGGCGATGGATCGGATGAGGCGCAGTTGCTGGAGCGTTTCATGTGTTGGGACCGCGCGACGCTGGATCTGCCGGGCACCTATTATCTCGACGTCACCGAGCGAATTTTCCGGCAGAACCAGATCGCGAAGGGCCGCTTTGTCGCGCTCGGCCGCAGGAGCGATCCCGCGGAGCTGCGCGTGCCGGTCTTCGTGCTCGCAGGAGAGGACGATATCGTCGTCCCCCGCGATCAGGCGCTCGCAACAGTGCGGCTGCTCGGCACGCAGCCGTCATGGCTGGAACGCGCCTGCGAGCCGTGCGGCCACCTCAGCCTGTTCATGGGGCGAAATGTCCTGAGCCATTCCTGGCGCCGGATCGCGCGCTGGCTTCAGGCCGATATCGGCGACGTCGCCGGCGTCAAGATCCGCGCGTGAGGTGCAAACAAAAGGCCCCGGACTGCGCTGGCAATCCGGGGCGGTGTTCGTTGCGGCGGATCGCGTTACTTCGCCGCGACCACCATGATCTCGACATTGTACTGCGGCGCTGCGAGCTTGGCCTCGACGGTGGCGCGCGCCGGCGTGTTGCCGGCCGAGACCCAGCCGTCCCACACGGCGTTCATTTCGCCGAAGGTCTTCATGTCGGTGATGTAGATCGTGGCCGACAGCAGCTTCGACTTGTCGGTGCCGGCCTTGGCGAGGTGGCCGTCGATGATCGAGAGGATATCCTGCGTCTGTTCGGTCACGCTCTTGCCTGCCGCCGTGCCGGCGACGACGCCCGCGAGATAGACGGTGTTGCCGTGGACGACGACCTGGCTCATGCGAGGTCCGGTTTCGAAGCGCTGGATGGTCATATTGTTCTCCTGATAGGGGGCGGCGGTGTCTTAGCGTGCCCGTGTCCTGCGCGCCACTGCGTTATTTGCATCGATTGCACCGATGCATTGCTTAGCCGACAGCCTTCGCCGCCGCGCGCCCCGCATTCCGGCCCGAGAACAGGCAGCCGCCGAGGAAGGTGCCTTCGAGCGAGCGGTAGCCATGCACGCCGCCGCCGCCGAAGCCGGCGGCTTCGCCTGCGGCATACAGCCCGCTGATGATCTCGCGGTTGGTGCCGAACACGCGCGAGTCGAGATCGGTCTCGAAGCCGCCCAAGGTCTTGCGGGTGAGGATGTTGAGCTTCACTGCGATCAGCGGGCCGTGTGCGGGATCGAGAATTCTGTGCGGCCGTGCGGTGCGGATCAACTTGTCGCCGATATAGCGCCGT includes:
- a CDS encoding nuclear transport factor 2 family protein; amino-acid sequence: MTDHTTIANRYIDLWNERAPQRRREILAANWTSDARYVDPLMSGDGHDGVDALIAGVQQRFPDFSFKLIGEPNGFGDHVRFSWGLGPDGGDSPIKGTDFAVLSDGRIRNVTGFLDQVPAG
- a CDS encoding LysR family transcriptional regulator; protein product: MDWRDWELFCEVVQHGGFSAAARVLGYPKSSLSAAVQRLEANLGLRLIERTTRHLRLTDAGETIYQRVRPLFAALHDTHGEALAMSSAISGTLRIKSPYEFGAHHAGPVAIELMDRYPDLAIRIDVEHEIVSPVAENYDIVFAMLEQPLPSTGIVIRKVSSLERGLYAAPELLEKSGEPRTLEELARLPMLTGPNDAPWALTTPAGITEHLAVQNARLVSSNADIRLQVALAGLGVLRVTASFTDAAIRAGLLRRILPDHVCEPLNVHALLPARQFVPAKVRCFLDALDARGRGNEAEDR
- a CDS encoding aromatic ring-hydroxylating dioxygenase subunit alpha codes for the protein MSDDGIFLRNCWYVAAWNHELIDGRKLARTILEKPVVIYRGASGRVVALDDRCCHRAAPLSMGRIEGDDIRCMYHGMKFEPGGKCIQIPGQDIIPAKLGVRSYPVVERYNLIWIWMGDAEKADPNLIVDYPPLADPKWRGLPGYMHYKANWLLIVDNLSDFAHLAFVHTHTLGGSEEYAYKTKPVAIEKLDDGFRVERWHMSADPPPYHCKVIPNRNDKVDRRNIGRMLIPGIFLLDTMFAPAGQGAEKGVQVPGTRQYRNAQFMTPETRSTTHFFWNYLHDYDLDNPNIALSLRNSLVEAFHEDLAIIEAQQKVFDADPNYQLLAIGADAALTYFRWLLARRIEAEGSTARAA
- a CDS encoding alpha/beta fold hydrolase, whose amino-acid sequence is MAEETRTPKPHANADWAQQAWLWPFEATRLALNAYSQWFADQKPAPSSAPERKPLAWTTPNAVALQLPTMGLREFSKAGSAQPVLVCAPYALHGALVADFAPGHSLVEALQKGGVNRIYVTDWCSATPDMRFLSIDNYLADLNVAIDEIGAPVDLIGLCQGGWLSLVYAARFPDKVRRLVLAGAPVDVSTPSELSKMVTALPPAAFAQMVQQGEGIVSGEHMLRIWNMPFSPQDVEAVLQRKLGDGSDEAQLLERFMCWDRATLDLPGTYYLDVTERIFRQNQIAKGRFVALGRRSDPAELRVPVFVLAGEDDIVVPRDQALATVRLLGTQPSWLERACEPCGHLSLFMGRNVLSHSWRRIARWLQADIGDVAGVKIRA
- a CDS encoding RidA family protein — its product is MTIQRFETGPRMSQVVVHGNTVYLAGVVAGTAAGKSVTEQTQDILSIIDGHLAKAGTDKSKLLSATIYITDMKTFGEMNAVWDGWVSAGNTPARATVEAKLAAPQYNVEIMVVAAK